One region of Drosophila teissieri strain GT53w chromosome 2L, Prin_Dtei_1.1, whole genome shotgun sequence genomic DNA includes:
- the LOC122625951 gene encoding alpha-N-acetylgalactosaminidase, whose protein sequence is MLAIVWIILLSSTLCKCLDNGLAKTPPMGWLSWERFRCNTDCVNDPDNCISENLFQTMTDIVVADGYASVGYEYINIDDCWLEKHRSHDGKLVADRKRFPNGIKALSDYIHSRGLKFGIYEDYGNYTCAGYPGIIGYEEKDALQFADWNVDYVKLDGCYALPYDMDHGYSTFGRLLNSTGKSMVYSCSWPVYQIYAGIQPNYSAIQTHCNLWRNYDDIQDSWASVENIIDYYGNNQDLIAPNAGPGHWNDPDMLIIGNFGLSYEQAKTQFAIWSILAAPLLMSVDLRTIRPQFKQILQNRKIIAVDQDPLGIQGRRIYKHKGIEIWSRPIGPLYQNFYSYAIAFVNRRTDGTPSDISVTLKELGLINFSGYRVEDLYENVDYGVLYPNTKIKVKVNPSGVVMLKGEVQYPVDL, encoded by the exons ATGTTAGCTATTGTTTGGATCATATTACTGAGTAGCACCTTGTGTAAATGCCTGGACAATGGACTCGCCAAAACTCCTCCAATGGGATGGCTTTCGTGGGAGAGATTTCGATGCAACACGGACTGCGTGAACGATCCAGATAATTGCATTAG TGAAAATCTTTTTCAAACTATGACTGATATTGTCGTGGCGGATGGCTATGCATCTGTGGGCTATGAATACATAAATATCGACGATTGCTGGTTAGAAAAACACCGCAGTCATGACGGAAAATTGGTAGCTGACCGCAAACGCTTTCCCAACGGCATTAAAGCCTTATCTGATTAT ATTCACTCGAGAGGCCTCAAGTTTGGTATTTACGAGGACTACGGCAACTACACCTGTGCCGGATATCCGGGCATAATTGGTTACGAGGAGAAGGATGCTCTTCAATTCGCGGACTGGAATGTGGATTACGTGAAGCTAGACGGTTGCTATGCCCTGCCCTATGACATGGATCATGGCTACTCCACATTCGGAAGGCTTTTGAACAGCACAGGCAAATCGATGGTGTATTCTTGCAGCTGGCCAGTGTATCAGATATATGCCGGAATACAGCCGAACTACTCGGCCATCCAAACGCACTGCAACCTGTGGAGGAACTATGACGACATCCAGGACTCCTGGGCATCCGTGgagaatataatcgattattaTGGTAACAATCAGGACTTAATAGCGCCCAACGCCGGTCCTGGGCACTGGAACGATCCAGACATG TTGATTATCGGAAATTTCGGACTGAGTTATGAGCAAGCGAAAACACAATTCGCAATTTGGTCGATTCTGGCCGCTCCGCTTTTAATGTCGGTTGACTTGAGAACGATTCGTCCGCAGTTTAAGCAAATTTTACAGAATCGGAAAATAATCGCTGTGGACCAGGATCCTCTTGGTATACAAGGGCGAAGGATTTATAAACATAAGGGCATTGAGATTTGGTCAAGACCGATTGGACCGCTCTACCAAAACTTTTACTCCTACGCAATTGCCTTCGTGAATAGAAGAACTGATGGAACGCCTTCCGATATCTCAGTTACTTTGAAAGAACTGGGTCTGATTAACTTTTCTGGCTACAGAGTGGAG GATCTTTACGAAAACGTTGACTACGGAGTTTTATATCCCAACACCAAAATCAAAGTGAAGGTAAATCCTTCGGGCGTGGTTATGCTAAAAGGAGAAGTTCAGTACCCTGTTGACTTGTAA
- the LOC122619995 gene encoding sorting nexin-17, with protein sequence MHFSIPDTQELGSAPTYTAYNIHINGIHHCVLRYKQLHSLNEQLRRHCVGVPLPPFPPKRLLPLTSGQLEARRSSLEQYLQAVGQDNRLARSAHLQQFLQRAQLDTALATGQVATDCEEQQLEVQVYTNPAGERILVSCSVQQNASALLKSVCRELQLPEELMRFFCLFLVRRQRKSGDLHLVRRLMDFESPYITRLQVQPCELLLRTCYWDSSRDAKLTGSKVALNLLYNQTVADVNREWVVICTPGEGRQLNSLQLQGRAREYMDLVRQLPSYGCLQFDEAQVDYPEPNTMALISIGNKELALRTARGVKIYETKFRVTRMRSWRVSVTHNTLESRLQPSHLQLAFEYLIGKQTLRWITINSEQAMLMSVCLQAMVDELLQRGGGGGKDHNSEEEQELNAVTSSSSTPSSTCSTSTWASSSCSTSTAPTTPPVRFLSEDSAPKSKPRLTTSRTFGAVFFRNDVVDNGARVANGAFEGIGDDDL encoded by the coding sequence ATGCACTTTTCCATACCGGACACCCAGGAGCTGGGCTCCGCGCCCACCTACACGGCGTACAACATACACATCAACGGCATCCACCACTGCGTCCTGCGCTACAAACAGCTGCACTCGCTGAACGAGCAGCTGCGCAGGCACTGTGTGGGCGTCCCCTTGCCGCCCTTTCCACCCAAGCGCTTGCTGCCGCTCACCAGTGGCCAACTGGAGGCCCGTCGCAGCTCCCTGGAGCAGTACCTGCAGGCGGTGGGTCAGGACAACCGTCTGGCCCGCTCCGCCCACCTGCAGCAGTTCCTGCAGCGTGCCCAACTGGATACGGCTCTGGCGACGGGCCAGGTAGCCACCGATTGCGAGGAACAGCAGCTGGAGGTGCAGGTCTACACGAATCCTGCGGGCGAACGCATCCTGGTCAGTTGTTCGGTGCAGCAGAACGCTAGTGCGCTGCTTAAAAGCGTCTGCCGGGAGCTCCAGCTACCCGAGGAGCTGATGCGCTTCTTCTGCCTGTTCCTAGTGCGGCGGCAGAGGAAATCTGGCGACTTGCATCTGGTGCGTCGTCTCATGGACTTCGAGTCGCCGTATATAACGCGTCTGCAAGTACAGCCCTGCGAGCTGCTACTCCGTACCTGCTACTGGGACTCGAGTAGAGACGCCAAGCTGACCGGGAGCAAGGTGGCGTTGAACCTGCTCTACAACCAGACCGTGGCGGACGTGAACCGAGAGTGGGTTGTCATCTGTACGCCCGGCGAGGGTCGCCAATTGAACAGTCTGCAGCTGCAGGGTAGGGCGCGTGAGTACATGGACTTGGTGCGTCAGTTGCCTTCCTACGGATGCCTTCAGTTCGATGAGGCGCAAGTGGACTATCCGGAGCCGAACACAATGGCGCTAATCAGCATTGGCAACAAGGAGTTGGCACTGCGCACGGCACGTGGCGTTAAGATCTACGAGACGAAGTTCCGGGTGACCAGGATGCGGTCTTGGCGCGTCAGCGTCACACACAATACACTAGAATCGCGACTGCAACCCTCGCACCTTCAGCTGGCCTTTGAGTATCTGATTGGCAAGCAGACGCTGCGCTGGATAACCATTAACAGTGAGCAGGCCATGCTGATGTCCGTATGCCTGCAGGCCATGGTCGACGAGTTGTTGCAGcgaggcggtggcggcggaaAGGATCACAACAGcgaagaggagcaggagctcaACGCAGTCACGTCGTCCTCATCAACGCCTAGCTCAACCTGTTCCACGTCGACGTGGGCATCCTCCTCCTGTTCTACGTCCACTGCGCCCACAACGCCGCCAGTTAGGTTTCTGTCCGAGGACTCGGCGCCCAAATCCAAGCCCAGGCTGACCACCTCGCGCACCTTCGGAGCCGTATTCTTCCGTAATGACGTGGTGGACAATGGCGCACGTGTGGCCAACGGGGCGTTTGAGGGCATCGGCGATGATGATCTATGA
- the LOC122625897 gene encoding transcription factor mef2A, whose protein sequence is MDRNNGRYPYNIRRQNSGHNAPHSYHHHHNNNSAAGASNSPGYNNHSAGNSPSVGGHNNSNPLYASAAGQQQQQQPQSLPISQHDELIRYIREAWIKVYEQGPPVLYCNESDNQLKNFKPFDLEEYWGQRLVQNIHVTTTQAGGHQ, encoded by the exons ATGGACCGCAATAACGG ACGCTATCCCTACAACATAAGGCGGCAGAACAGCGGGCACAATGCGCCGCACAGCTACCAtcaccaccacaacaacaactcgGCGGCGGGGGCGTCCAATTCGCCGGGATACAATAACCACAGTGCCGGAAACTCTCCGTCCGTCGGtggccacaacaacagcaatccgCTGTACGCGTCCGCCGccggacaacagcagcaacagcaaccacagaGCCTGCCGATCTCGCAGCACGACGAGCTCATCCGATACATCCGGGAGGCATGGATCAAG GTCTACGAACAGGGCCCACCTGTGCTGTACTGCAACGAATCCGATAATCAGCTGAAAAACTTCAAGCCATTCGATTTGGAGGAGTACTGGGGCCAGCGGCTGGTGCAGAACATTCACGTGACCACCACGCAGGCTGGTGGACACCAGTAG
- the LOC122611829 gene encoding 60S ribosomal protein L7: MPAPVAKKPAAKKLPAVPESKLKFSKKQISKRVAESKRRLKKAAVIALRKKENLVRAEKYQNEYIKAEQREIKLRRLAKKRNQFYVPAEAKLAFVVRIRGINKVAPKVRKVLQLFRLRQINNGVFIKLNKATINMLRIAEPYITWGYPNLKSVRELIYKRGFVKHSRQRVPITDNFVIERKLRQAHSIQCVEDLVHEIFTVGPNFKYASNFLWPFKLNTPTGGWRKKANHYVNGGDFGNREDQINRLLRKMV; encoded by the exons ATGCCTGCCCCGGTCGCCAAGAAGCCAGCAGCGAAAAAGCTGCCCGCTGTGCCGGAATCCAAGCTGAAGTTCAGCAAGAAACAAATCTCCAAGCGAGTGGCCGAGTCGAAACGTCGCCTGAAGAAGGCCGCCGTGATTGCTCTGCGCAAGAAGGAGAACCTGGTGCGCGCCGAGAAGTACCAGAATGAGTACATCAAGGCGGAGCAGCGCGAGATCAAGCTGCGTCGCTTGGCCAAGAAGCGCAACCAGTTCTACGTGCCCGCCGAGGCTAAGTTGGCCTTTGTCGTCCGTATCCGCGG TATCAACAAGGTGGCTCCCAAGGTCCGCAAGGTTCTGCAGCTGTTCCGTCTGAGGCAGATCAACAACGGTGTGTTCATCAAGCTGAACAAGGCCACCATCAACATGCTCCGCATTGCCGAGCCCTACATCACCTGGGGCTACCCCAATCTGAAGTCCGTGCGGGAGCTGATCTACAAGCGTGGATTCGTGAAGCACAGCCGCCAGCGTGTGCCAATCACCGACAACTTCGTGATCGAGAGGAAGCTGCGTCAGGCGCACAGCATTCAGTGCGTTGAGGACCTCGTCCACGAGATCTTCACCGTGGGGCCCAACTTCAAGTACGCCTCCAACTTCCTGTGGCCCTTCAAGCTCAACACCCCCACCGGCGGCTGGCGCAAGAAGGCTAACCATTATGTCAACGGTGGTGACTTTGGTAACCGCGAGGACCAGATCAACCGTCTGCTGCGCAAGATGGTCTAA
- the LOC122611838 gene encoding RIP-like protein — MNSTQSPVYHTSVEQKRHAQDVAKRQRMGKQMPRLREMLRQKYRKRIIETRNRCTDANREIQLSELREILRLELSELDKDVELEELILEELLSDVNEWYALGEKNLETLYAEPDELQKDVLCPVCQIKNLRQHKGAFICECGIRFEHSANMEQLQVLLQQQIASHELQCTQALRFFIEPASGHLYNMCGSCDYFSSV, encoded by the exons ATGAACTCCACTCAAAGCCCGGTTTATCACACCTCCGTGGAGCAAAAGCGTCATGCTCAAGATGTGGCCAAAAGACAGCGGATGGGCAAGCAAATGCCGAGACTTCGCGAAATGCTGCGACAG AAATACCGCAAGCGCATCATAGAAACGCGCAATAGATGTACGGATGCCAATCGAGAAATCCAACTG TCCGAACTCAGGGAAATCCTGCGCCTGGAACTAAGCGAGCTGGATAAGGATGTGGAACTGGAGGAGCTGATCCTGGAGGAGCTACTCTCGGATGTCAACGAGTGGTATGCCCTGGGCGAAAAGAACCTGGAAACGCTCTACGCAGAGCCAGATGAGCTTCAAAAGGATGTCCTGTGCCCAGTTTGTCAGATTAAAAACCTACGTCAGCACAAAGGTGCCTTCATCTGCGAGTGTGGCATCCGCTTCGAGCACTCTGCCAACATGGAACAGCTTCAGGTGCTGCTACAACAGCAAATCGCCAGCCACGAGCTTCAATGCACTCAGGCCCTACGATTCTTCATCGAACCCGCTTCGGGACACCTGTACAACATGTGCGGCAGCTGCGACTACTTCTCCTCCGTTTAG